Proteins from a single region of Hermetia illucens chromosome 3, iHerIll2.2.curated.20191125, whole genome shotgun sequence:
- the LOC119653220 gene encoding BTB/POZ domain-containing protein 6 isoform X2 yields the protein MPKWPHRLSSVLYSFESFKCKFKFLVGGFATKMAMLNVNAKLTQKAIKRNQENMPYSQIHSWMNVETLNNGSLLLSPPHNTSSSSHQRDNMQVTQPVSAPSSPLASPGAVSSSPSSFCMPSSGGGSSSTVDTADPNWQATKATVLERNAAMFNNELMADVKFVVGCDDNIQTIPAHKYILATGSSVFYAMFYGGLAENKQEIKVPDVEPSAFLTLLKYLYCDEIHLEPDNILATLYAAKKYIVPHLARACVNYLEVSLTAKNACLLLSQSRLFEEPELMQRCWEVIDAQAEMAIKSEGFVDIDLKTFESILSRETLNCKEIHLFEAALNWAHSACLKMEVDATPQNKRNVLGAALHLIRIPTMTLEEFANGVAQTGILTSQETIDTFLHFTAKSKPTLNYPIKPRAGLKTQVCHRFQSCAYRSNQWRYRGRCDSIQFSVDRRIFIVGFGLYGSSTGAADYNVKIELKRQGRILAENDTKFFSDGSSNTFHVFFENPIQVEPDCFYTASVILDGNELSFFGQEGMTEVSMGNVTFQFQCSSESTNGTGVQGGQIPELIFYGPTASCNSITNSNCSTPSNGGGAAGGTGNCDE from the exons ATGCCAAAATGGCCTCATCGTCTGTCGTCAGTTCTGTACAGTTTTGAGAGTTTCAAGTGTAAATTCAAGTTTCTAGTCGGCGGGTTCGCCACAAAAATGGCAATGCTGAACGTGAACGCGAAACTAACGCAGAAAGCGATCAAAAGGAATCAGGAAAACATGCCTTACTCGCAAATACATTCGTGGATGAATG TGGAGACACTAAACAATGGCTCGTTGCTGCTGTCGCCGCCACACAACACGTCTTCGTCGTCACATCAACGGGACAACATGCAGGTGACGCAGCCAGTGAGCGCCCCGTCCTCACCGTTGGCCTCGCCTGGTGCGGTGAGCAGCTCGCCATCGTCATTCTGCATGCCATCGAGCGGTGGCGGCTCCTCCAGCACCGTCGACACCGCCGACCCCAATTGGCAAGCGACCAAAGCCACCGTGCTCGAGCGAAATGCTGCAATGTTCAACAATGAACTGATGGCCGACGTGAAATTCGTCGTTGGCTGCGATG ATAACATCCAGACGATTCCAGCGCACAAGTACATTTTGGCAACAGGAAGTTCCGTGTTCTATGCCATGTTCTACGGCGGCCTGGCCGAGAATAAGCAGGAGATTAAGGTGCCGGACGTGGAACCTTCCGCGTTTTTAACATTGCTCAA GTATCTCTATTGCGATGAAATCCATCTGGAGCCGGACAACATCCTCGCAACCCTGTACGCAGCTAAAAAGTACATCGTTCCGCACTTGGCGCGAGCCTGCGTTAATTATTTGGAAGTTAGTCTGACGGCAAAAAACGCATGTCTACTTCTCAGTCAATCCCGCCTTTTCGAGGAGCCCGAACTGATGCAAAGATGCTGGGAAGTGATAGATGCTCAG GCCGAAATGGCAATTAAATCCGAAGGCTTCGTTGACATCGATTTGAAAACATTCGAATCAATTCTCTCTCGCGAGACGCTCAACTGCAAGGAGATCCATTTATTTGAAGCAGCCTTGAATTGGGCGCATAGTGCCTGCTTAAAAATGGAAGTCGATGCAACACCACAAAACAAACGAAACGTCTTAGGCGCAGCACTCCATCTCATACGTATTCCAACCATGACACTTGAGGAATTCGCCAACGGAGTCGCACAAACTGGCATCCTAACATCACAAGAAACCATCGATACATTTCTACACTTCACGGCTAAATCAAAGCCAACACTCAATTACCCGATTAAACCGCGGGCCGGACTGAAAACTCAAGTGTGCCATAGGTTCCAGTCGTGTGCATATCGAAGCAACCAATGGCGCTATCGTGGACGATGCGATTCGATCCAATTCTCAGTTGATAGGCGTATTTTTATTGTCGGTTTCGGACTGTACGGATCATCAACCGGTGCAGCTGATTATAATGTTAAGATTGAACTGAAGCGGCAGGGACGCATCCTGGCTGAGAATGATACGAAATTCTTTTCGGACGGATCAAGCAATACATTCCATGTATTCTTCGAGAATCCGATACAAGTCGAGCCCGACTGCTTCTACACGGCATCCGTAATTCTGGACGGGAACGAGTTGAGCTTCTTCGGACAGGAGGGGATGACGGAGGTGTCCATGGGCAATGTAACGTTCCAATTTCAATGTTcgtcggaaagtacaaatggtACTGGTGTACAAGGCGGTCAAATTCCTGAGCTAATTTTCTATGGACCAACGGCCAGTTGTAACAGTATTACGAATTCAAACTGTAGTACGCCGTCAAACGGCGGAGGGGCAGCTGGCGGAACGGGCAACTGTGATGAGTAA